One genomic segment of Halalkalicoccus tibetensis includes these proteins:
- a CDS encoding TrkA family potassium uptake protein — translation MKFVIVGYGRVGIRTARILDEEGHEVSVVDTDHNKAERARESGFTVVEGDGGDEGVLEEAGVGNADALAGLTGDLNVNFAACMVGKHYDCRTVMRIDNDYREEIYQKYAGDVDEIVYPERLGAAGAKTALLGGDFNLVADLTERLQLITITVREGSEALGKRVSEIELPEGARIYAHGSGSEAMTIPLPRTTVESGDRVAVIVEQESVEGVRAALLGAEERAGA, via the coding sequence ATGAAGTTCGTTATCGTTGGGTACGGGCGCGTCGGGATCCGGACTGCGCGCATCCTCGACGAGGAAGGCCACGAGGTTTCCGTCGTCGACACCGACCACAACAAGGCCGAGCGCGCCCGGGAGTCGGGATTTACCGTCGTCGAGGGCGACGGCGGCGACGAGGGCGTCCTCGAGGAGGCCGGCGTCGGGAACGCCGACGCGCTCGCGGGGCTGACCGGCGACCTGAACGTCAACTTCGCGGCGTGCATGGTCGGCAAACACTACGACTGTCGGACGGTCATGCGTATCGATAACGACTATCGCGAGGAGATCTACCAGAAGTACGCGGGCGACGTCGACGAGATCGTCTATCCCGAGCGCCTGGGCGCGGCCGGGGCGAAGACGGCGCTGCTGGGCGGCGATTTCAACCTCGTCGCCGACCTCACCGAACGGCTCCAGCTCATCACGATCACCGTCCGCGAGGGATCGGAGGCGCTCGGAAAGCGCGTGAGCGAGATCGAGCTCCCCGAGGGGGCGCGGATCTACGCCCACGGCTCGGGGAGCGAGGCGATGACGATCCCGCTGCCGCGGACCACGGTCGAGTCCGGCGACCGGGTCGCCGTCATCGTCGAGCAGGAGAGCGTCGAGGGAGTCAGGGCGGCGCTCCTCGGCGCGGAGGAGCGGGCGGGCGCGTGA
- a CDS encoding XTP/dITP diphosphatase, with amino-acid sequence MLRFVTSNPGKAREAREYLPSEVERVDYDYPEIQSESLAEVAAAGARDAYRELGEPVFVDDAGLFIDAFDGFPGPYSSYVEGKLGIERVQALAEREESQRARFRAVVAYADSEGIETFEGAVRGRIVPARGSGGFGYDPIFEHRGSTFAEMDTEEKNAVSHRGRALAKFGDWLAER; translated from the coding sequence ATGTTGCGCTTCGTGACGAGCAACCCCGGCAAGGCCCGCGAGGCCCGCGAGTATCTCCCCAGCGAGGTCGAACGGGTCGACTACGACTACCCCGAGATCCAATCGGAGAGCCTCGCGGAGGTCGCCGCGGCGGGCGCGCGCGACGCCTACCGCGAGCTCGGCGAGCCGGTGTTCGTCGACGACGCCGGCCTGTTCATCGACGCCTTCGACGGCTTCCCGGGGCCCTACTCCTCGTACGTCGAGGGGAAGCTCGGGATCGAGCGCGTCCAGGCGCTCGCCGAGCGCGAGGAGAGCCAGCGGGCGCGCTTCCGGGCGGTCGTCGCGTACGCCGATAGCGAGGGGATCGAAACGTTCGAGGGCGCCGTCCGGGGCCGGATCGTCCCCGCCCGCGGCTCGGGTGGCTTCGGCTACGACCCGATCTTCGAACACCGCGGGAGCACGTTCGCGGAGATGGACACCGAGGAGAAGAACGCCGTCTCCCACCGGGGGCGGGCGCTCGCGAAGTTCGGCGACTGGCTCGCCGAGCGCTGA
- a CDS encoding bifunctional N(6)-L-threonylcarbamoyladenine synthase/serine/threonine protein kinase gives MRVLGIEGTAWAASAAYFDSETDEVFIESDPYQPASGGIHPREAAEHMAGAIPEVIERALVEAESVDAVAFSRGPGLGPCLRIVASAARALAQSLDVPLVGVNHMVAHLEIGRHRSGFANPVCLNASGANAHVLGYHDGRYQVLGETMDTGVGNALDKFARHLDWSHPGGPKVEEAAREGEYVELPYVVKGMDFSFSGIMSAAKAAVEAPSTGNRDSKSSGDAVDSGERVEDVCFSLQETVFAMLTEVAERALSLTGSDELVLGGGVGQNARLRGMLETMCEARGASFFAPEPRFLRDNAGMIAVLGAKMAAAGDTLAIEDSRVDSNFRPDQVDVTWRGEESVSRPAGDGEVVGAEAVVEIGDVVRKRRLAKEYRHPALDERLRRERTASEARLTSLARREGVPTPVVRDVDPREGTLTLERVGRADLSAELTPERVRELGRHLATLHRAGFVHGDPTPRNARLSEDRLYCIDFGLGYHTDEAEDHAMDLHVFERSLAGTAADFEACREAVEAGYREDGEPAVLERLREIEGRGRYR, from the coding sequence ATGCGCGTTCTCGGAATCGAAGGCACCGCCTGGGCAGCCAGCGCCGCGTATTTCGACTCCGAAACCGACGAGGTGTTCATCGAGTCCGACCCCTATCAGCCCGCAAGCGGCGGCATCCACCCCCGCGAGGCCGCCGAACACATGGCCGGGGCGATCCCCGAGGTGATCGAGCGGGCGCTCGTGGAGGCCGAGTCGGTCGACGCGGTCGCGTTCTCCCGTGGACCCGGGTTGGGTCCCTGCCTGCGGATCGTCGCCAGCGCCGCCCGCGCGCTGGCCCAGAGCCTCGACGTGCCGCTGGTGGGGGTGAACCACATGGTCGCCCATCTCGAGATCGGGCGCCACCGGTCGGGGTTCGCGAACCCGGTCTGTCTGAACGCGAGCGGTGCGAACGCCCACGTGCTTGGCTATCACGACGGCCGGTATCAGGTGCTCGGCGAGACGATGGACACCGGGGTCGGTAACGCCCTCGATAAGTTCGCCCGGCACCTCGACTGGTCGCATCCGGGCGGGCCGAAGGTCGAGGAGGCGGCTCGCGAGGGCGAGTACGTCGAACTGCCGTACGTCGTCAAGGGGATGGACTTCTCCTTTTCGGGGATCATGAGCGCCGCGAAGGCCGCCGTCGAAGCTCCTTCGACTGGCAACCGGGACTCGAAGAGTTCCGGTGACGCCGTCGACTCGGGCGAGCGCGTTGAGGACGTCTGTTTCTCGCTGCAGGAGACCGTCTTCGCGATGCTCACCGAAGTGGCCGAGCGCGCCCTCTCGCTGACCGGAAGCGACGAGCTCGTTCTGGGTGGCGGGGTCGGCCAGAACGCCCGGCTGCGCGGGATGCTCGAAACGATGTGCGAGGCCCGCGGGGCGTCCTTTTTCGCCCCCGAGCCCCGCTTCCTGCGGGACAACGCGGGCATGATCGCGGTGCTGGGCGCGAAGATGGCCGCCGCGGGCGACACCCTCGCGATCGAGGACTCGCGCGTGGACTCGAACTTCCGGCCCGACCAGGTCGACGTGACCTGGCGCGGCGAGGAGTCGGTCTCCCGGCCCGCGGGCGACGGCGAGGTGGTCGGCGCGGAGGCCGTCGTCGAGATCGGCGACGTCGTTCGAAAGCGCCGGCTCGCGAAGGAGTATCGCCACCCCGCGCTCGACGAGCGGCTGCGCCGCGAGCGCACCGCGAGCGAGGCGCGCCTGACGAGCCTCGCGCGCCGCGAGGGGGTTCCGACGCCGGTCGTCCGGGACGTCGATCCCCGGGAGGGGACCCTCACTCTCGAACGGGTAGGGCGGGCGGATCTGAGCGCGGAGCTCACCCCCGAGCGGGTCCGCGAGCTCGGGCGCCACCTCGCGACCCTCCACCGGGCGGGGTTCGTCCACGGCGACCCGACGCCGCGCAACGCCCGCCTTTCAGAGGATCGGCTCTACTGCATCGACTTCGGGCTCGGCTATCACACCGACGAGGCCGAGGACCACGCGATGGACCTCCACGTCTTCGAGCGCTCGCTCGCGGGCACCGCGGCCGACTTCGAGGCCTGCCGGGAGGCCGTCGAGGCCGGCTACCGCGAGGACGGCGAGCCGGCGGTCCTCGAGCGCCTCCGGGAGATCGAGGGGCGGGGCCGCTATCGGTAG
- a CDS encoding DUF5808 domain-containing protein, which produces MAEKPDSGTLFGLPYNFERPSVGRLLAAYWQPGKGMLVEKPFGVGYTLNLASWRSWIVLLVAAALLMNERSGTEEVEEADEEEEPVEVVVDD; this is translated from the coding sequence ATGGCTGAGAAACCGGATTCCGGAACGCTGTTCGGACTGCCGTACAACTTCGAGCGACCGAGCGTCGGCCGACTGCTGGCGGCGTACTGGCAGCCCGGCAAGGGAATGCTCGTCGAGAAGCCCTTCGGCGTCGGTTACACGCTGAACCTCGCGAGCTGGCGCTCGTGGATCGTCCTCCTGGTCGCCGCAGCCCTGCTCATGAACGAGCGAAGCGGCACCGAGGAGGTCGAGGAGGCCGACGAGGAGGAAGAACCCGTCGAAGTCGTCGTCGACGACTGA
- a CDS encoding 30S ribosomal protein S27ae — translation MARHELYGEDGSTEREQCPRCGDAFLGDYGDRMHCGRCSYTEWQ, via the coding sequence ATGGCCCGACACGAGCTCTACGGCGAGGACGGCTCGACCGAGCGCGAGCAGTGTCCCCGCTGTGGCGACGCGTTCCTCGGCGACTACGGCGACCGCATGCACTGCGGGCGCTGTAGCTACACCGAGTGGCAGTAA